The stretch of DNA GCGATCCGGTATCGTGAAGATGGCGTCTGTTCGGCCGGATCTTCCTGAGGAACGGGTTTAGCTCGATGTACATTGGGCGATGCCGCAAATACGAAGAACGGAATTTCCGAACGAGGATGCTCATGCCGTTAACGATTCCGATCACAGCGACGACAACTCCAAGCACGATCAAGGAATTCATGAGATTCCTCCTTTCTGGATCACATGCGCCTCATTGATGAGCTGCTATCGAGGTCTTATCGGATGGCTGTCGGCCATGGCCGGCCCGGTTATTATGTGGATGGAAGAAGTGAGGCGGCGTCTGTGGTGCGAGGGAGGTCGAAGTATCGATCAAGCTTCCCGAGTTCTCGATAACGTTCTTTCATGCGTACGAAACCGAAACTGTAGAACCAGCTCCAGGCGTTGTGGGTATGAACGAGATCGCGCACAACTGGGACCAGTCGTAAGGCTTGGGCACGTGTGGGGAGGGGGCCGACGAGCAAGCCGAATCGGCCCATGTCGTAGACCGAGCAGTCATAGGAGTCGGGGTCCTCTTCGAGGTGCTCCTCGTGACAATCGAGGAGGACGCGACAGAGTTTGGGAGTCGGCATACCCGTCGCTTCGTGAAGATCAGGTGTTGGCTAGGTTATGCCTTGGACGGAGACAGGATCACGAACCGGTCATCCCAGCGCGCAGACAGAATGGGGTGGACAGCATCCCAGTGCAGTTGGCCTAGGCCACACCCCAAGCGCACCGTATAGACGTCCTTGAGTCCCATGTTGTTCACATAGCGGAGGAGTTCGTCTGCTGATTGGGTGATGAGAGCGAGGGGGCTTGGTTCAAACGGATCATCTTTGGTAGGTATTGAGAAAATCCGATGGTCCGGAAACGCATAGACGTGATTGCCAGAACGAGAGAGCAATTCGCCGAGTTGACGAGGAAGAGTGGGGAAACGAAGCGCGGCCACCTTGGCGAGCCCTGCACCCATCACGGCCTCGCCCGAACGAGAGACCCTCCCATTTGTGGTGATGCCAATATATGCTCCCGTACTCCAGAATTCCCAGAGATCGCCGGTCTGTTCGCGCATAGCTCCTCCTATTGCTCTTTCATAACACGAGGGTGTGTGCCCGGCAACGGGCCAAATGGTGGGAGTTCAAGGTAGGACGTGTGAGGCCAGCGACAACAGTTTGGCGCCAATGAGGGCACATAGAGCACAAGCGATGAGTCCCAGGAGGGGGTGTAATGGACTCACGCCATTGATGATCCGGAGCAAGAGGAGACAGAAAATGGCGAGGATGGTAAGGCCGGCCACGATGAGGGTTCCTGCAAAGAGCCATCGAATCAGGGTGTTCAAGCCATGCTCGAGGGATTGTCCCAATGGTACTGGTTGGAGTCGTTCTGATGCGCGGCGGCCAGTGGTCTGCATGGGCTGTTCCTTATATCGGCCATGACTGCTTGAAAACAGATTTGAGCGCCAAGCGCCGCTCGTTCTTCGATCGTCAACGGAGTGAGATAAGGAGCCAGGACATCTTCGATGTCATCGAGGTGGCCTAAGTGGAGTCAATGACAGCTCTTCGAACGGTCCGGTTGGCCATTAGGCAACCATTCCGGGATTCTGACAAAAACTCCCGTTTCGAGAGCCTGCATGACATCGTCAGTGTCGGGATCTGTGAAGGAGTGTCCTCGCTTGGAGAAGCGAAACCGGTACTCATTGATTGTAATGATGCGGTTGTTCCTGAGTTGACGTGCGATCATCGCATGGAGCCGTTCGATCGGAGTCGCTATCACGTTGAGTGGAACTGCTGTTGTGGTTTCATTCATTCCGTGAGCCTCGTCTAGGAACAATGAAGCCCCTGATCGTTCCCAGGGGCAAGGGGGCGGTAATACAGCCGGAGCCGCTTCGGCGTGTAGATACCCTGAACTTGGAAGCAGTGAACCTCAGGGTATCTCGTCGTCCACAAACTATGCGCTGTGATTTCTGCCTGCACGGACTATTGTGTATTCAAAGCCGGCGATCTCATGTTTCCGGCCTTTCTTGTTCTCCTTGCCTTCCCACTCCTGGTAGTCCAGGGCGCCATTCACCTTGATCTGGTCGCCTTTCCTGAGCTCTTGCGCGGCCTTTTCTGCGGTTTCTCCGCGGAAGACCACGTCAACCCAGTTGGTTTTCTTGACGAGCTGCTGTGTGTCGTCGAGCCAGCTCCGGTGCGAAGCCAGCGACACGCGCACGATCGCCTTCTTGGTGCCGCTCAAATACTCGAGTACGGCATCTTTGCCTAACTGCCCGCCGATCTCGATCTTGTTGATGTCGTTGTAGGGCTTGGGAGGTATTTGCTGATGTGGGGTGGATTCGTTGGATGCGGCTCGTGCAGCAGTGGTCATGATTTCCTCCTTGGAACACGTTGTGAAGCTGCGCTGTCCTCTGTGTTGCGAACTGTCATTGAGGGAGTGCAATGCCCGCGGAGCGGGCCTGGGTTTGATCGAATGTCTGAACCATTCGTCGCAGCGATGGCGTGTCAAAGTTGTGGGTCATTAGGGATGACATAGCCGTCACTCCGAATGAGTCGTGTTTCTGGGCTGGTGGGGGTGACCGTCGAAGGGGCCAGTCGGAGGTCGGCGATCTGCAACGGCCCCATGACAAATGGCCGATTGGGATAGTCGACTTGGATAGCGTGTAACAACGTGTCGGCTGGAATTGAGCTGTTGATGAGAATCACGTGTTTTTCAGCTCGATCGGTGAATCGTACGTGCCAGCCTTGCACACTGGGAACGTAGAAAGGCATGGCATCGTGAAGAGGCATCCCGGGATCCTTGGTAACCTCCTCAAGTTGTTCAGTCTCCTGTCGTTCAGGAATCGACTGAGGTCGGTTAGATGCCTCCAAGACGGCACGTAACCCTTGGTAGATCCGTTTGGCCGCGTCCGACCAGTTCGGATTGAGCGGAAGTCCACGGAAGGCGGCTTGAGAGGCTTTGTGTTCATCGTGACTTAAGAGACGGTCAACAGGCATGACGGTGTCCTGGTTGATGAGCGGATTCGTTGCATAGGGGAATCACTCGTCGACACCGTTGGGTCATCAGAGACGCCATCTTTTTTTTAGACGGCTTGGAGGCGGTTTCGTTGATGATTGATCTGGGTCAGGACTGCGGTGAGGCTGGCATCGGATTGGAAAATGGATGCGCCGATATGCATGTTCAGTGCGGGAAGGACGGAACAGGCGGATACAGCGACCCCGTCTTCTTTTGCGATGGAGATACATTCCCACAAAATGGGTTCTGGACTGTGTTGCAATTGGGCCAAGGCCTCACCGTGTCCAATGACAATGAGTTTCCCTTTGGCCCGGGTGATCGCGACATTGATCAGTAGATGGGGGCAGGCATCTGCGAACTGACTGCCGAGCATCGAGCGAGTAATGTTTTCAGTATTGACCGTATCGAAAATCAGGATGTCGCTGGCTCGGCCTTGAAATCGATGCACCGTCCCGACTCGTACCTGGTCTTGGAGTCCTTCATGCCGGACGATCCGCTCGATGAGGTCGACTTGGGCGCGGTAGGGGGTAATGATGCTGACTCCTGGGAGTGGGTCGGGCACATTCAACGCTTGTTTCGCCAGCCGTACGGCGAGGAGAGCGTGATAGACGTTGAAGGGCGAGCCTTTCGGATCTCGAAGGGTGACAGGTTGGGCCTGGGTCGTATCGATGAAGATCAAGGCTTCTCCCGGAGCTGGGGCGTGAGCCGTCAGTGATTCGCGCATGCTCTCCAGGTTGGGAGCCGATTCGTAGCGGAGTCCGGCTCTGGCGTACAGTCGGCTGGCCACACGAGCAATATGGGGATGCATGCGGTATTGTGTGCTGAGGGCCACGACGCGGGGATCGTTCCCAGAGGAAATCTGAGCCAGTCGGTAGATGCAACGCGC from Nitrospira sp. encodes:
- the ssb gene encoding single-stranded DNA-binding protein; translated protein: MTTAARAASNESTPHQQIPPKPYNDINKIEIGGQLGKDAVLEYLSGTKKAIVRVSLASHRSWLDDTQQLVKKTNWVDVVFRGETAEKAAQELRKGDQIKVNGALDYQEWEGKENKKGRKHEIAGFEYTIVRAGRNHSA